In the Streptomyces sp. 3214.6 genome, GCGTCGTCCTGACGCAGTCGCAGTCGCAGCCGGCGCGGTTCCTCGGTGCTGCCGCACTCGACGCGGTGCACGCGCGCGCCGGGCACGGTGTCGAGCCGGTTCCACACCCGGGTCAGTTGGTGCCGGACGCCCGGCCGGCGGCGGGCCTGGTCGGTGACGACCAGCGGGTACACGCAGCCGAGCGGGGTGTCGTCGTCGGGGGTGGACGCCCAGCGGTCGACGGGCAGGTCGATCCAGTCGCGGGGCAGCGCGAACGTGATCAACTCGTCGCAGCCGGGGGTCAGATAGCGGAAGGCGGCCTCGATACGGTCCTGCACATAGGCGCGCAGCCCGGCCTGCGGGACCGTGTCGGAGCCGACCGGATGCCGGCGGCCCCCGCTGTACGCGGACACCTCGACGCGGACGTGTCCGTCGCCCGCGCCGCTGTGCTGGAGGTCGACGAGGATGGGTGACCAGTCCGGTGCGGCGGCCGGCTCGGCGGGGGTCTCGGCAGGGGGTTCGACGGGGGGTTCGACGGGGGTCCGGTATAGGGAGGCCACGTGGGCGGTGAAGCGGGCGACGGTGGTGGCCGCGTCGTCGCCGTCGACCTCGCACAGCACGAACAGGGCCGCCGACCACAGGGAGTCGAAGCCCTCCTCGGGCGCGTCCGGGTCCAGCGGGCCGCGGGACGCCTCGTACAGCTGCACGCGCCGCCCGGCGTCGTCGTCCAGGCCGGCGCGGACGGCGCGCTCGACGAGTTCGCGCAGCCGGGCTCGGTCGGCGGTGCGGTGGTCGGAGGTGGGGACCAGGCCGCTCAGGGCCGGCCAGTAGCGGGCCATGACCTCGGTGGGCATCATCCGCCCGTTGTGCACGCCCCGGTCGCCGGCGGCCGCGGTGACCATGCCGACGACCTCGCCGGTGTCGACGAGGGTGACGGCGGCGCCGCTGAACCCGGGGGCGAGCGGCTGCCCGCCGGGCTGCCAGGCCTCCAGCTGGATCCACTCGCGGTTGAGCAACTGGGCGGCGGTGATGCGGTATTCGGCGAGGGTGCCCTCGTCGAAGCCGACCGGGAAGCCGTAGACGAAGAGTTTGCGGGGCCGGTCGGGCCGTTGTCCGTGGACCGCGTCCACCGGCGCGAGCGCGGCGGGCGCGATCGGCACGTCGTGGGCCAGCTCCAGGACGGCCAGGTCGCCGAGGTCGGTCGAGCCGCCGCCCCAGCCGCCGTCGGCGATCACCCGGGCCGGTACGGCGGCGGAGCCGGGGCGCTCGGTGAAGGTCACCGTCAGCGCGTCAGCGGCGGCTTCGTGCACGACGTGGGCACAGGTCAGCACCCTGCGCGGGGTGATGAGGAAGCCCGCGCCCACCACCTCGCCGGCGCTCTCGATCCGGGCGTGCCACTCGGCGCTGTTCATGAGGGCGTGGAGGGCGACCAGGTCAGTCGTACGACGAGGTGGCCCTCCGCCGTGCCCTTGGCGATGATCGCGCCCGTCTCCGCCGACAGCTTCACCCCGAACTCGATCTCCACGCCGTCCGGTCGCAACGCCCCGTCCCGGAAGACGCGCAGCGCGGACTCGGCGGCGGCGCGCACGCCGTCCAACGCGCCCTCGAAGGTGCGGGCCGCCTGGACCGTACCGTCGCCCCGGGCCACCAGGCGGGAACCGGGCCGCCTCTCCGTGGCCGCTTCGACGGCGATCACGGCGCCGTCGTCGGTCTTGAACTCCACCAGTCCGTCCACGGTGTCCCCGTTGCCCTTTCCGTTCAACTGCGGCTCTGTGCACATCCATTGTCACGGACGGTACTTGAGCTTGTCCCGCGTTCACCGCGCCTTCGTGAACCGCCCGGAAAGCGTCCCGTGCCGCCGTACGTCATGACGGCAGCGCCCGCTTCATGATCTTCCCCATGTCGTTGCGGGGCAGCGCGTCGAGGTAGCGCACCGCACGGGGCCGCTTGTGCGGGGCCAGCCGACGGGCCACGTGGTCGGCCAACTCGCCTTCCGCCGGGGGTGATCCGGGGTCCACCGGCACGACCCACGCGACGATCCGCTCCCCGAGGTCCGTGTCCGGCTCCCCGGTGACGGCGGCCTCACGCACCCCAGGATGCTCAAGGAGCGCGTTCTCGATCTCCCCGGCCCCGATCTTGTAACCCCCGCTCTTGATCAGGTCGGTGGCCTTGCGCCCCACGATCCGGACGTACCCGTCGGGATCGCGCACCGCCACGTCGCCGGTCCGGAACCAGCCGTCGGCGGTGAAGGCGGCGGCGGTGGCGTCGGGCCGGTTGAGGTACTCGGTGAACAGGTTCGGCCCGCGCACCTGGATCTCCCCGACGCTCTCCCCGTCGTACGCCTCGACGGCCGACCCGTCGTCCTGTACGAGCCGCAGTTCCACGCCGGGCAGCGGCACCCCGACGGTCCCCGCCCGCGCCTCCCCGTCCGCTCGGACGCTGGTGTTCATCAGCGTCTCCGTCATGCCGTACCGCTCGATCACCCGCCGTCCGGTCGCGGCCGCGATGCGCTCGTGGTCGTGCACGGGCAGCGCGGCCGAACCGGACACCAGCAGTCGTGCCCCCGAGAGCGCCTTGACCAGCTCCGGATCGTCGGGGAGCGCTTCGGCGATGCGGTGGTACATCGTCGGCACCCCGAACAACATGCTCGCGCCGCTGTTCAACTCCCGTGCGACGCCGTCCGTGTCGAACCGTCCGAGGTGCCGTAGGGACCCGCCCCGGCGCAGCGGTCCGAGCACCCCCAGCACCAGCCCGTGCACATGGAACAGCGGCAGCCCGTGCACGAGGACGTCCTGTCCGGTCCACTGCCAGGCGTCGGCGAGCGCGTCGAGCGTCGTGGCGATCGCCCGCCGCGGGACGACCGCTCCCTTGGGCGGCCCGGTGGTGCCAGAGGTGTAGACGACGAGGGCGGCCTCCTCATCCCCCACGGCCTTCCCCGCCACCGCTGCGACCCCGCGCACGTCGACGTCGATCCGCTTCAACCCCCGCAGCGCGGCAGGCAGTTCGTCACCCGGAGCCGCCAGTACGGCCCCCGGCGCACTGTCGGACAGGATGTGTCCGAGCTCCTTGTCGCCCGACTTCGGGTTCAGCGGCACGGCGGCCGCCCCGGCGAGCAGCACGCCCACCACTCCGACGGCCGTCTCCAGCGTCGGAGCGGCCCACACGGCGACCCTCCCCGGCGTGCCCCGCACCTGTTCCCCGACGGCGCCGGCCGCCCCGGCGAGTTCCGCATACGTCAGGGAGCGCCCGCCGAACCGCAGCGCGGGGCGGCCCGACGGGGTGTCCGTCAGGGCCGGGAAGAGAGAGGACGAGGACACGGGAGGGACTCCTTGGCGGCTGCGGGAACAATCAAGCCTGTTCCTACCCCGTCGCCCGGGCCCTCACCGCCGGCTACCGAGTGTAATGTCCGGGCCGGTGGTGTGATCGCGGACCCTTGTTAGCCTTCGGCTTATCGGACTGTCGTACGAAGGGTGGAATCCGTCGTGGCGTGTATCGCACTCGTCACCTACGACCCCCGACCGGAGCCGAGCAGGGACCGTGATCTGCCCGTGCTGCAGGCGGCGCTGGAGCGGGCCGGGGCCGAGGCGGACGGGGTCTTCTGGGACGACCCCGACGTCGACTGGGCCTCCTACGATCTTGTCGTCATCCGTTCGACCTGGGACTACAGCTGGCGCGCGGACGAGTTCACGGCCTGGGCGCAGAAGGTCGCCGATGTCACCCGGCTGGCCAACCCGGCCGCCGTCGTGCGCTGGAACGCCGACAAGCGGTATCTGGGGGAGCTCGCGGCGGCCGGAGTGCCGACCGTCCCGACGCGCTACCTCGCGCCCGACGACCCGGCCGACCTGCCCACCGACCACGAGTACGTCGTCAAGCCCACCTCCGGGGCCGGCGCCCGCTATGCCGCCCGCTACACCCCCGACCAGCACGAAAAGGCCGTAGGGCAGCTCGCGCGGATGCACGACGAGGGGCTGACGGCGATGGTGCAGCCGTATGTGCGGGGCATAGACGCCGGCGGTGAACGGGCCCTGCAGTTCTTCGGCGGCCGGCTGCTGCACGCCAGCCGCAAGCGGGCGGTCCTGGCCCCCGGCACCGCCTACGACGCGCAGAAGGTCGCCCACCCCGGCCTGGAGCCCTGGACCCCGACCCCGGCCGAGATCGCCGTCGCCGAGCGCGCCCTGGCCGCCGTACCGGACACGCCCGAGCTGCTCTACGCCCGGGTCGACCTCGTGGACGGCGACGACGGGCAGCCTTGCGTGATGGAGCTGGAACTGGTCGAGCCGAACCTGTTCCTGTTCCTGCACCCGGAGTCGGTGCCGGCCGTCGCGGCGGCGATCATGGCGGCGGCGGCCGGCACGCGCTGACGACCGCCACCACCTGCGGACGGCGCTACTCCCTGATCGTCGTCCGTTGCAGCAGCCCCCAGGTGAACTCGGCGACGACCTCATGCGGCGTCCCCAGCGCGTCGGGCGCGCTGAAGGCCAGGCCGCAGCGGGTCGGGGCGGTGCCCTCCAGGGGGCGGGCGGGGGCGAAGGCGGCCGCGACCTCGTCGACGGTGCAGGACCACGAGGTGAGATCGTCGAGGGTGTTCAGGGGCGGTGGCTCGGTGCCCGGGGCACGCACCAGCCACTCGTTCCAGACGCTGCCGTTCGGCGCGAGCAGCAGCTCGAAGCGCAGGTCGGGCCAGAGGGACACCGGCCACACCCAGACTTCGCAGTCGGCGTCGCCGACGCGGCGGGGTGCGCGGGACTCGGGTTCGCCGAGGGCGGCGCGGTAACGGGAGAGTGCGCCCCGTGCGTGCGGGGAGTGGGCCATCGCCTGCCAACGTTTGTTGGCCTCTCGCATCTGGGCCAGGGAGACACCCAGTCCATGACGGGTCTGCTCCACCAGGTCCTGGTTGTGGTCGGCCATACGGCGCAACAGGACCAGCTGGAAGTCGAGAGGAGTGAAGGAGCCGGCGAGGCGTTTCTGAGTCGGCATGCACCCCATCCTGGCGCACCCG is a window encoding:
- a CDS encoding CU044_2847 family protein, with product MDGLVEFKTDDGAVIAVEAATERRPGSRLVARGDGTVQAARTFEGALDGVRAAAESALRVFRDGALRPDGVEIEFGVKLSAETGAIIAKGTAEGHLVVRLTWSPSTPS
- a CDS encoding acyl-CoA synthetase, with protein sequence MSSSSLFPALTDTPSGRPALRFGGRSLTYAELAGAAGAVGEQVRGTPGRVAVWAAPTLETAVGVVGVLLAGAAAVPLNPKSGDKELGHILSDSAPGAVLAAPGDELPAALRGLKRIDVDVRGVAAVAGKAVGDEEAALVVYTSGTTGPPKGAVVPRRAIATTLDALADAWQWTGQDVLVHGLPLFHVHGLVLGVLGPLRRGGSLRHLGRFDTDGVARELNSGASMLFGVPTMYHRIAEALPDDPELVKALSGARLLVSGSAALPVHDHERIAAATGRRVIERYGMTETLMNTSVRADGEARAGTVGVPLPGVELRLVQDDGSAVEAYDGESVGEIQVRGPNLFTEYLNRPDATAAAFTADGWFRTGDVAVRDPDGYVRIVGRKATDLIKSGGYKIGAGEIENALLEHPGVREAAVTGEPDTDLGERIVAWVVPVDPGSPPAEGELADHVARRLAPHKRPRAVRYLDALPRNDMGKIMKRALPS
- a CDS encoding VMAP-C domain-containing protein — translated: MNSAEWHARIESAGEVVGAGFLITPRRVLTCAHVVHEAAADALTVTFTERPGSAAVPARVIADGGWGGGSTDLGDLAVLELAHDVPIAPAALAPVDAVHGQRPDRPRKLFVYGFPVGFDEGTLAEYRITAAQLLNREWIQLEAWQPGGQPLAPGFSGAAVTLVDTGEVVGMVTAAAGDRGVHNGRMMPTEVMARYWPALSGLVPTSDHRTADRARLRELVERAVRAGLDDDAGRRVQLYEASRGPLDPDAPEEGFDSLWSAALFVLCEVDGDDAATTVARFTAHVASLYRTPVEPPVEPPAETPAEPAAAPDWSPILVDLQHSGAGDGHVRVEVSAYSGGRRHPVGSDTVPQAGLRAYVQDRIEAAFRYLTPGCDELITFALPRDWIDLPVDRWASTPDDDTPLGCVYPLVVTDQARRRPGVRHQLTRVWNRLDTVPGARVHRVECGSTEEPRRLRLRLRQDDACLAGFATAPASPRTRPHFESSLNAPAPIVVWSREGCATGPDEPCAGGDGCAGKVFLDELDTCLSGVPPAELPRRVLALREEADVEDGHWAHDIQLLWDDPRVFTDPHGEVPAHAHSPVA
- a CDS encoding ATP-grasp domain-containing protein; its protein translation is MACIALVTYDPRPEPSRDRDLPVLQAALERAGAEADGVFWDDPDVDWASYDLVVIRSTWDYSWRADEFTAWAQKVADVTRLANPAAVVRWNADKRYLGELAAAGVPTVPTRYLAPDDPADLPTDHEYVVKPTSGAGARYAARYTPDQHEKAVGQLARMHDEGLTAMVQPYVRGIDAGGERALQFFGGRLLHASRKRAVLAPGTAYDAQKVAHPGLEPWTPTPAEIAVAERALAAVPDTPELLYARVDLVDGDDGQPCVMELELVEPNLFLFLHPESVPAVAAAIMAAAAGTR